One Pogoniulus pusillus isolate bPogPus1 chromosome 13, bPogPus1.pri, whole genome shotgun sequence genomic window, TTAAGGGGCTCTATGCCTCTCTCACACTACCCATCAAAGTCAACCAGagttcagcagctttccagttggcTTTCCTGAAACCATTTTGAACACAAATTCACTTCAAGAGTTTAAAAGAAATTCTGCCCTGAATACCAACAGAAACAGACTTTAAATGCCTGTTAGTCATTATATTCGATAACAAATGATGAGTTAAAGCTGCACAACAGTTTGAAGCAGGATGTTACAACACAAAACTAAGGGAAGACAAAGTGGTTATCTCTGTTTGCtttaagaaaacaaagtcacccccccccccccacctccctcatccCTTACATTCTCAGCCAGTGTAAGTCGACAGAATTACACTGGTTTAGATCAGCTTAAGCTCTGACCTATATACTTCGGTGGAATTAATCCTAATTTCCACTAGTGAAAGTGGAATCAAATTCACTTTGTCTTTAGTACAGCAGTGGATGATAAGTGAGTCTCTTTTCTGTCGGACTCTGCTCAAGAAAGGAAATGCTCTATGGTGTTAAATGATGCCCACGACAGTTTAGAAGGCAAAGTTAGGGTTTTATGAATTTGAGCATGGCACAACCTGATCTCAGTGTCTGTTGTTTGTGCTTTCATCTCAGCAAAGTTCCTAGGGTGCAGACGGAGATCAGCTGGCGACTCAGTAACCCTTGCTGAGAACCGCTCgggaagcagaggaggaggcaggcagcCGATTTGCAGCGACATGTGAGGCTGCTGCACTACCACAAACAGATCACATCACATTGTCCAGAACTGGAAATTAATTTGCTGGGCCTCCAGTAGATGATATTTACTTTCTTGCATGTGATACTGAGACCTCAGGACAGGCAGAGGGTCGGGGGCTGAAAGGATGTAGTCGATGCTGAATTTGATTTCAGAATCCGATTTGGCCAGGGAGGGGTTGCTTAGGCTCTGCCTGTTAGTCATGCTGCTTGGAGCAAGCCCACgagcctccagcagccttgGGCCAGGTTCAATTCTTCCATGTTTGCTCTCAGAAGAGGCAATGTTGTTTAAAGCAGAGTCCACAGAAGTCGTATCGGAGGAGGAAGGACTTTTTCCTCTGCTTGGTCTctgctccttgtgttccctCTTCATGTTCCTCCTCCTTCGCCTTCGCCTGTAATTCCCATTCTCAAAGAGATCCAGCATGGATTCGCATCCCGTTGCAAAGCTCCAATagtttcctttccccttctcatTCCCTTCTGTTCTGGGAACCTGTATTTATTTAAAGGCAGTTCAGTATTTGTATGTGttacagatgctgctgcttaaCATCTGCATTCATTTACATTCAAGAATGGTGTAAACACACACGACAAGCCTTTTATTGCAGGGGTAGGATGCAAACTCCTTCCCTTCCATTTGTTATCTGTATCTATTTATACCTCTAACTGACAACTCAGAGAGATTTTAAGTGATTTGCAGCTCAGCTGTTGGTTTCCTTTCATTCTTAGTGATATCATTCCTACATCTATTTCCCTTTCAGCCCTGcactgtgtgtgtatatatatatatatatacatatatatatataaacatgcAGCTACTGAACTTACCTTTACAAAACAACTGTTAAGTGATAAGTTATGTCGGATGGAGTTCTGCCAGGCTCTTTGATTCGATCTGTAGTAAGGAAATTTCTTCATTATAAAGTCATAAATGCCAGAGAGGGTGACTTTATTTGAAGGACTTTGCTGGATGGCCATTGCAATTAAGGCAATATAgctgaaaaaaggaaaacttgCTGTTACACCATCACCTTACTCACACGCTGGGCTTTTAGGACCACACGGGTACAGGTGTGCCTAGAGACTGCTTCCAAAAGTTTTCCTGGGGGATCTGTGCCCTGACCTAACACACCTGAGGGGTAAGACTTGAGTGTGgtcactgcctcttctctgagaGCCCCTGTAGGGGGGGGATACACTGGTGTTACTTCCAGGCAGGTGAGTCTTGAGCAGGCTGTTTACCCCTGGAACTCAGTGCAGACTGCTTAGGTAGAGGAGGATTACAGAAAGATCACTTCTCAAACCCCAGCAGAAAAGTTTCTCTGAGctgaaaggctgcagtgagACAGACCAGGCTCAGAGCCACAGtcactggaatcatagaatcatagaatcaagcaggttggaagagacctccaagctcagccagcccaacctagcacccagccctgtccagtcaagcagaccatggcactaagtgcctcatccaggcttggcttcaacacccccagcaatggtgactccaccacctccctgggcagcccacctTGCCTGCTTGAGGAAAGGACCTTAGGTGCCCCTGTGAACCTCTGCACCATGTGTCTTCCCACCACACCAGGGCTTATCTGCATTTGCTTCAGCCACTGACATGATGAACATTTAATTCCCCTTCTCCCGGGAATCCATGAGGTCAGAGGagactgtctgagggctggtgGCTCAACAGCATGCCAGAGTTGCTATGACCCCACACTGGAGGAAACAAATCATGAACACTTCAAAcacaggggtggggagaaggagggaattTGCCTGCTGCTGTACCCACGCTGGGACCAGAGCCACTGCACACACCTGAGCAGAGGTCCTGGACTCCCCAGGAGCTGTGATCCCACCATCCCAGAGCTCACAAACCTCCCCAGAGGTGGTGGGGGGAGCGACTTGGAAAAACTTCCTCTTACCTGTATGCCGGTCTGGTGAATTTTTTCTCCTCATCAGAACTACAGGTAGGATAATCATCCCCATCGTAATTAAAGCAGTTATAGGGGTACTGCGTGTTGTCGAACATGGTCCTGCTCCTCGCTCAGCCCCTGTGCAGTGAGAGAGATGGAGTGATGTTTCTCCGAGCCTGgactccctcctccctccttccctcccctctgtcTGTCTcgttccctctctcccccctcctcacACTCTCTCTCCCCGCACACTCTCTCCGCGCTGGGCTGGGGATTGGTTTCGCAATTCTCGCGTCCCAGACAGCCTGTCTGTTAGGATATTATAtttgggggtgggaggggggggtgtgggggttgttattgttgttattgCCGTTGCTTCCAATGGGGGTGTGGGAAGGCAGGCGGCCGGTGAGTGATGGAGGCGGTGCGGGGGGAGGTGAACCTTTGAACCGGGGTGCGCACCGCCGGTAGCTCTGCCGCGCTCGCTGGGTGGTCcgggctggagaggggccagctccacagccccagcgtGGCAAAAGCAAACAGCGGGATGCTAATAAATCACTCGCCGAGGTCTCCACTTGGAAATGAAACTTTGAGAAGAGAGCGCTGCTCGGTCCCCGGCCCCCGAGCTCTTCCCCCCGATTCCcattttcctctccccctttcacattctcctctctcctttccctattttcctctcccttttcttattttcctctccccctttcccattttcctcccctctttcacattttcctctctcctttccctattttcctcttccttttcttattTTCCTAGCCTCCTTCCCGTTTTCCTATCCCCCTTTCCCATTTTCCTCTCCCACTTTCCCATTTTCCTCTCAATTTTCCCcatttttctctcccctttcccattttcctctccccctttccctctcccttttatcattttcctctcccattttccattttcctctcccctttctcattttcctctcccccttttccatttttctccccttttcccattttcctctccccttttcccattttcctctcccccttttcccattttcctctcccccttttctcattttcctctcccctttctcattttcctcccccctttcacgttttcc contains:
- the FOXL3 gene encoding forkhead box L3, which produces MFDNTQYPYNCFNYDGDDYPTCSSDEEKKFTRPAYSYIALIAMAIQQSPSNKVTLSGIYDFIMKKFPYYRSNQRAWQNSIRHNLSLNSCFVKVPRTEGNEKGKGNYWSFATGCESMLDLFENGNYRRRRRRRNMKREHKEQRPSRGKSPSSSDTTSVDSALNNIASSESKHGRIEPGPRLLEARGLAPSSMTNRQSLSNPSLAKSDSEIKFSIDYILSAPDPLPVLRSQYHMQESKYHLLEAQQINFQFWTM